ACACGGAATGGAAGGGCCGACGATTTTTACACTGTCGTCGTTGCAACGCATCGTAACGCAACGTATAGTAAAGCTGCATGCCTTAGTTCTAATCTAGTTGTATTCACATGTATTCAATGTAGCTAGCATTTATTAACGACAGTTCCGTGCCGCTAAGACTATCAAACTTCGAATAGATATAAATGCACCCGTATTAAAATGCTCAAGTTGTAACACTAATAAGGTAAATTCCTGTACATACAGTGAGAAAATTGAAATACCGAGTCGCTATACTGAACACGGTTAGACAaactcgacaaaaaaaaatattgaggatGCCAGACGACGCACTATCACCAGAACTTGCACTTGTGCGCTGGGTTCATGGGGTCATTTCGGCGGCAACTGAACGCCCTGGCAAAGTCGGGGATGTTCTTGAGGGGAACGTTGCAGCGCAGTTCATCGATCGAGTATCCGCGGCCGGCCTCCCTGCGGTTCGAGCACCACTTGAAGCAGCTCATCACGTAGAACGCCTGATCCTGGGTGAAGCGGCTCATGAGCGGCGCATCACGGCTGACGACGGCGTTCTTGGGGCGCAGCGAGCGATACGCCTTTTGCGCCTGCGCGAGACCCACGGAGTCTGCGATGTCTTCGGACATGATGGCGCTGCGGTCGTGCATGTTCAGCCCAAGTGGGAAGTACATGCGCTTGAGGCAACGCACGCGCTGCTCGTACTGTGCGCGGGCGTCCATGGTCCACCAGTCACGCGACAGGCCATTCTTGGGTTCCCTAATGCTGTCGTCATCGAAGCCGTGCACAATCTCGTGCGCAATCACATGACCCAGACCACCGAAATTGACGCTGATAGGGTACTTGGCGCTGTAAAATGGGCTGTTGATGATGCCTGCTGGTATGATCATGGTGTTTGTTAGGGGCTGGTAGAAGGCATTCACGTCGGTCAACCGGAAATCGTAGTCGAACGTGCGTGGCTTCCACAGTCTGTCCTTCCGGATGCGCATGGTTACGTACCAGGAGCGCATGCGCGAATCGAGAAACACTGAACTTGAATCAGGTGTGTAAGCATAGTAGTCATCGAGGGAGTTGATAACCATGTCAGGGTAGGCAACGATGGTTCGCATGGTGTGCAACTTGAGTATAGCGATGTTCCGCGTCGCGTTGTCCATCCACTTGCTTGTGAGGAAAGAATCCTTGAGCGCGTTCTTGACAAGCAGGACCATGGTGAGCACGTCGTCGCGAGCCTTGACGGGAACGCTCTCCACAGCAAATGGGGCCCCGAATGCGTACGGCATCAGATGGTTGAGCTCCTCGAAGCATCGGAAGAAGATATAATTCCTGGCGTCCTTGAGGCTGGCGAAGCTTGGCGTGACCAGCGACAAGGAGGCGAATGGTCCAAGAAACTGAATCACAAACCATGCGACGTAAAGCAGGAGGTGTCCGTTACGTCTGCGCCTGTCGTCCAGGATGGTCTCGCTCACAACGCGGAAATAACCGACGTCAGCTATGCGGATCGTGTCCGAACCCTTCAGAAGAGCAGCTTCGGGTAGGTGCCTGTTGATGACATCTAGCCACTCGGAGGACAAGATGCCCGGGGTGTAATTCTCCAACTCCGCGAGTTTTACTGTTTGGGTGACGTGAGCGGTTTCGGTCAGCGTTCCGAGTGACGACATGATGTAGTTCTCGTAGAATATGAGCGCCTCTGGATTGAACTGATAATCGACTAACTGTGAGCAGGAAACAACGTAGTTGTACAACGCCCAGCCATCCATGCGGCTTCTGCGAAGGAACCAGTCCATGAGGTGACGACTCCTAGAAAAGTACAGTGTCTGCATGCCGTCCAAGGCGGTGTCATGCTCGACGGACATTTGAAGGAAGACAGGTATGTTCCAATCGAGTGCCAGCCCCACTATGACGTCCAGGACGTCCAATGTCTCCGGCCGTGGTGCGAGCAGGTCTAGCGACCGCAGGAAACTTTTGAGGCTCTCTGTGTTGTCCACGCGATTCATGAGCACCTGGACGCAGGTCTTGAACATGACTGCTGCCTTCTGCACAGCCGTCTGTCGCAACGATGGCGCGTGGCCCACACGCAACAAactgttgacggctgcgtgcgccacCATGGCTTGGAGCTCGGAGAAGACGAATTCATTGGGACCATGGCTAGACTTCCAGCCGTCGCAGACGAAGTGGTAGAAGTTGTCGCATGGACTCGCGGTGTAGTTGAGTGACCTGTATAGGCTTGTCGTGAAATCCCAACACGAAGGATCCTCGCACGAGGGATACACATAGATAGACTGCGCGGCGAGCACTATTATCGTAACGAGCACGCAGATGCTGCATAGACACAACAGGCAGTGGGGCCACGAGCAGCGGTAGCGGCGGCGAGACTGACGTACCAGGACCCGGCTCGACGGCATCCCACGGGGGAACGTAACGCTCGCCCACGGAGGAGGCTCCGGTGTGCCGTTGGAACGCCGTGTATCTGGGACTAGCCCGGAACGCAGCGCTCGTGTTCAGCGCGGGCACGTGAGCTGACACTCCAGGTGACCGTGAGCACAGAGCAGAGATAGAACAGCAATATGAGGGCAAaggtttttttttagttataatTGCTACGAGAATGGTTTTTCTTTTGGAACACGTGGGCTCAGTTAATGTAAAACACCTACATGGGTTATTGAAGCAGCTTTATATTGAGGAAAAGTACAGCCAGCagactaaaagaaaaagaagacaactGTTTTGTTATATTCTGTTCATAATAATATTCGTTCATCCTAAATGTCCGCATTCAGCTTATTTTGCAAATTCTCCTAGTTTTCTAGGGCACCACGCAATAATGTTTTCTCGTCATCGATGCTTTTCATGCTTCTCCCCTTCGACAAAATAACAGGAAGCTGTCTAAAGACAATATCTTACGAGAATGGCCCGAGGCCGTTGGCATAAGTCAAACGAAAGCCGAGCTAGCACCGAAGTAGAAATCGGCAGCCATTAACGAGAGTCAAATGCGGAGCGGTAAAGCACGATATCCGCGTGACCCGACCCCGTGTTCGAATGCCTATCATTGTTCAGTTTGTACCTGCTCTCTAACCTTCTGATGCGGGTGTGGTCTTGCTTATTTTTTCCCTATTTTACTGTTACTTTTTTTTGCCTGGTACAAAAATTTCTGTCATCTTGAAGATGCGAGCGCATACCAATAAAAACCCAATCGACCCACCTGGACTTAGCCAAGCATTCACTCGAAAAacaatatataaagaaatagacaAGGGCAGAGCGGAATAACAGGAGTGGCACGGTTTTGCTATGGCGACAGTAGAAAAATGAAGAGACCGCGCAGATGAGGGTAAGTGGGTGTACGCTGGGAAGGCGCGTCTTCGTTCCATTGGCAAACAGGCTGGCCAGAATTTGTCCTATCGGAGGCGTTTTCCCTTTCGACCCCGTCTCTGCAGCACTCGCGGGTTGCTCGAATGTTGgaccgacggcgggcgcgcgtCGAGTGAAATAGGGCGAAATGTAGCAAGGCGTGCGCGCCGTTCCGCGATCACTGGGCCACGAGGGAAGCAAACGCGGGCGAAGGAAGAACCGACCGAAGAGATCGGATCTAATTAGAAGCGGCCGAAGATCGCGCGCTCGAAGGTCAAGGTGAGGCGGGCGGAGAAGGCGGGGAGGCGAAACAAGAACGAGCTGGCCCTTCCCACGAACTTCAGACGCTTCTGAAGAAGAGTTTGCCGCGGGTGTGCGCGCTGGTCGCGGCTTTTCCTCGCCGGGCGAACGAGGTCAGCCGAGCGCCGCATCGTCTctacacccccctcccctccccccccccccgcaccccctttttctttttttcgagcgcG
This Dermacentor albipictus isolate Rhodes 1998 colony chromosome 1, USDA_Dalb.pri_finalv2, whole genome shotgun sequence DNA region includes the following protein-coding sequences:
- the LOC135904352 gene encoding neprilysin-11-like, whose protein sequence is MPSSRVLVRQSRRRYRCSWPHCLLCLCSICVLVTIIVLAAQSIYVYPSCEDPSCWDFTTSLYRSLNYTASPCDNFYHFVCDGWKSSHGPNEFVFSELQAMVAHAAVNSLLRVGHAPSLRQTAVQKAAVMFKTCVQVLMNRVDNTESLKSFLRSLDLLAPRPETLDVLDVIVGLALDWNIPVFLQMSVEHDTALDGMQTLYFSRSRHLMDWFLRRSRMDGWALYNYVVSCSQLVDYQFNPEALIFYENYIMSSLGTLTETAHVTQTVKLAELENYTPGILSSEWLDVINRHLPEAALLKGSDTIRIADVGYFRVVSETILDDRRRRNGHLLLYVAWFVIQFLGPFASLSLVTPSFASLKDARNYIFFRCFEELNHLMPYAFGAPFAVESVPVKARDDVLTMVLLVKNALKDSFLTSKWMDNATRNIAILKLHTMRTIVAYPDMVINSLDDYYAYTPDSSSVFLDSRMRSWYVTMRIRKDRLWKPRTFDYDFRLTDVNAFYQPLTNTMIIPAGIINSPFYSAKYPISVNFGGLGHVIAHEIVHGFDDDSIREPKNGLSRDWWTMDARAQYEQRVRCLKRMYFPLGLNMHDRSAIMSEDIADSVGLAQAQKAYRSLRPKNAVVSRDAPLMSRFTQDQAFYVMSCFKWCSNRREAGRGYSIDELRCNVPLKNIPDFARAFSCRRNDPMNPAHKCKFW